TGACTCCTGATCCTGTATTGCTTATATAAGGAATATCTCATCCTGCTATTTACGCACAGTTTTAAATCAAAATGTTTGATAAGGAGCAAATTCGAACGAAAATAAAATAAAAACGCTCATAAAGGAATATTAATGTGAGAGATATCACAACAACCCTATAAATTAAGCGCAGTAAGTGTTAAAGAAGTGATGGATTTCGCGTAAAACAAGAAAAAAACGATATCAATCGTGTTTTATCACATGCTATTTGTTAGTAAAGGAATAACACCATGAGCGATAAAGAAAATAACATGAAAATATTAACCATGATCAGCGAAAACAAACACAAAGCAGCAATGCGGGCTAAACAAGCGACAGAATAATCATGAGTTAAATACTGTCGTCGGAGCAAATCGTCGACGGTGCAAAATAGAAAACAATTCGACCAGCACAAGTGCTGGTCGAAATTTAATACGTTATGTCACTCAGCAATTATAAATACAGCTTACGCAAATAGTGCATCACCGCATCATCCACATTGCTGCCAATCACTTCCAAGTGGGGTAGCGCCTGCTTTAAGCGCGGAGACGCATTTTTCATAATGCAGCCTTTGCCCGCCATCGACAGCATCTCTTTATCATTCATGCCATCGCCAAAGGTAATACAGTCTTTCAGCTCATAACCGAGAATACCGGAAACGTCCTGCAACGCATGTCCCTTAGACACCCCCGCCCCCATGACTTCCAAACAGCTATCAAGAGAGAAACTGACATTAACCTGGCCGTGCCAGCGATGGTTAATCGTCTCTTCCAAACGCAGCAACCGTTCATGGTCAGTACAGGTATAAAAAACCTTACATATACCGTCGGTTGCCAGCGAATTGGGTTCAAACAGCTTGTAACTAAAATCAGACTCTTTATGGTATTTTTTCAGCTCTTCACCACTTTCGCGATTGGTTAGCCAATCATCGTTACGATAAACGTGGGTTTCAATATCCGCACAGTCATTCACCATGCCGAAAAGCTCGTAGGCAATCTGTTCATCCAGATTATGGCTGAAAAGCAGCTCACCCTGCCCATTGTGCACCCGGGCACCGTTAGAGGTGATCATATAGGATTCGATCCCCAGCCCATCACGAATTTGCCCAACGTCTACATGGTGACGACCGGTAGCAAAAATGAAATTAACACCGTGTTGAGAAATTAACTTCAGCGTCTCTTTCGCGAAGGGGGACAGCGTATGGTCTGATTGCAGTAAAGTACCATCAAGATCCGATGCAACGATTTGATACATATTGAATGACTAACCTCTGACTAAAATTATGTTTATTGGTTTGACGATCAATACCGGTCGAAAAAACCTAATATGTCCATCAATGCCTCAGTCCGCAGCTCGTCACGTTCAAACAGAATCTCATGACGAGCGCCCTCAATCACCCTGGGTGAACCACCTTCACAAGGGTGACCCGCGTCAGCCAAAGCCTGACAAAAGGCAACATGTGCATCATTATCCACTAA
Above is a window of Limnobaculum parvum DNA encoding:
- the yigL gene encoding sugar/pyridoxal phosphate phosphatase YigL — encoded protein: MYQIVASDLDGTLLQSDHTLSPFAKETLKLISQHGVNFIFATGRHHVDVGQIRDGLGIESYMITSNGARVHNGQGELLFSHNLDEQIAYELFGMVNDCADIETHVYRNDDWLTNRESGEELKKYHKESDFSYKLFEPNSLATDGICKVFYTCTDHERLLRLEETINHRWHGQVNVSFSLDSCLEVMGAGVSKGHALQDVSGILGYELKDCITFGDGMNDKEMLSMAGKGCIMKNASPRLKQALPHLEVIGSNVDDAVMHYLRKLYL